Part of the Nicotiana sylvestris chromosome 2, ASM39365v2, whole genome shotgun sequence genome, GAACCAATGACACTTGAAATCAGACAAACTCCAGACCTGAATTCATCTCCATTTTTTAAAACACAGAAATCGAAATTAGCATGAAGAGGACAGTATCACTTTTCTTTGTACTTCTTcctgattttctgatttttgaatCTCAAAACCAACAAAAAGTCGGACAATGAAAGCGGCAATAAATGAAATGTGATGATTATGGAaagcacaaaaagaaaaaagaaaaactgaaaacgTCACAATTTGATGAAGGAAGATGGACTAATTGAAGACGTCAAAATCGAAACAGTGATGATTATGGAAGTAGTTTTGTGTATATGTGTGTTGTGAGTGTATTTTGGTAAAAATCAATTGTGAAAAGATCAGGTGTGGGTGCAACGGCTAGGTGAAGTGTCAAAATAGTAGGTGTCAGTTGAAGTGTTTGTTTAATAGTTGAGAATAACTTAAAAGGCCTGTTTATGTATTTCAAGTGCAAACAATTTTAGGCTTCTTCAAATGCAGGGCATGTGATTATTACAATTTACAATGTGACCAATTACCTGGAAAATGAATTTTTTAATTCCAATCAAAGAAATAATGCCACTCGACTTGAATTCTTATTACAGAGTGTAGGCGATTATTACAAATATATCCATGAAAATCGTGAAACATGCGAAACTAAAGTTACTGATCATAATACAAATCATTGCCCGTGACCAAGTGACGAATATCCATAGGATAAGCATCAGATGGTAGAAGAGCGTTGTAAGCTCTATGTGTAGCGATGGAATTGGCGATTTCAGTTGGATGGAAATTATCAAAAAAGAGATGAGTAGACCTAATGAGGCATGGAGCTTTTCCTGGAATACATTGCCCTTCAGGCATGATCTTCGTAACTTGGCAGCATGGATAATTCAAAAGAGTTAGAGCTGAAAATAAAACGTGACAAATTATTAGTATACAAtaaggagaaaaaaaaaatacgATATGTATACTACTGATGTTTAACGTACCGATCGCCGATGAAATGCTATACATGTTTATGTATATGAATTGTGCGTCTGGTAAATTGGTATTAAGATCATCAACAAGAGCTTTTAAGTTTTTGTTGAATAATTGAACTGCCTCATTTGTTGAATCAACACATAAAAGTGTGCTGTGTTTTTTCAACTCATCTGGAATGCAACCTATTTGGGGCAGTCCAAAAAGGGTGATTTTTCTTGCTCCATCTTCATACAAATCCTACTACCAACAAAATAGCAACATCAACcattaataaattaaatatagAAATGTAAGTGTatgcaataaaataaaaaaagtttaGTTCGAACCTTTAGCTGTTGGGAGTATTGTTCGATCAAGACTGTTGCGTACTGACTTGGTGTGTAAAAATGACTAGTTGGATAGATATCTGGCATTAGAAAATTGTTGATGTAGTCATTGCTGCCTATTCCCACAATGAAGAGGCACTTATTCAAGTGGTTTTTGGCTGAGGTTGTATTCCCAAGTAAATCAGCTATTCGGGAAATTGTGACTTTATGATTCTCCAATTGCCTGCCCAAGTAAATCCGATAGCCCTGAAAATTAATACGCTTTTCTATAAGtatcaaataaaaaataaataagtgGTGTTTTCTGTTTGGCAAAATTAACATGTTTATGAcaaatctttcaaaaagattgaGTGAAAATGCTTTGCCTCTTTAAGATATGAGGCGTGAAAACGACTTGTTACCTAAACCTATTACtccataatttttatatatatatctcccttttctttttctttttcttttttggagaATACATCTGTCTACCTTTTTAGGTGTTACTCAAAAGTCAACAACCTGAAATTCACTTTCTAGCCTCAATAATGCACAATATAGTTTGATGTGATTGGACCCTTGCCAAAGTTTGTGCTCGCACGTGgtttcaatctttgaaaataaaatattaaaaaagattcATTTTCGTTGGTGAAAAATTGCTCTCAGATTTAGCTAGAATAATTACTCTAATTATATATTTACCCGGTTCACAAAAAATCAATTACTCTAATTATATATTTACCCGGTTCACAATAAatgattttttggttttttttgttGTCCAAAATATATGactttttcagatttcaaaaattaattaattaatttttttatgcATTGCGCTTAGAGTAAATAGTGCTGAGTATATATTAGGAGTGTTTATTTTCAATGCAATTGAATTCTTCCATATGATCAGATTCACGTTTCCACTTCTCTAGTAGTCCATAATGCGTCTATGTATCAACTATGGAGTACTTTTTagtaaaaaacttgatgattgtTTCATCTCCTCCGATTCATGTTAATTATTTTTGTAAAATGAAAATGGAGAAGCAATATGAGAGGGATGATGAAGACTCCTTGAATTTTAAATTTGAAGACTCAATCAAAACAATTCAAGAGTACTCTATGAACAGCAAAGTTGAAGACTCATTCGAAAAGATTGAAGACTTAATATATAAGCTTGAGTTTCTTGCTGAAATTTTGAAATAGTTGTTTGAGGCGCACAAAGTTTTCAATGTTCAGCCGGTTGCCTCGTGTGCCATTTGCTTCATTCAGCGTTTAGTGAGAGTTGATAATAATCACATCCCAAATCCCAAAATGGCATTAtgtcaaatataaaaaaaaaatcaaaaaatcactATTTTGGAGCGGAGGGAGTAACAATCAAGAATTTATAACAGATTTATAGCTCTATGAATATGTAGCACCATTTCACATTGAACAGGAAGACAAAATTTCTTTGTACGTTCTGCAAAGTATATTGCTAACTTAAATGTTAGTAATAGCAAAGAAAAGTGAATATATTAATGCATACTATACAATGCATGAATGGAATGGCTCGAAAATAtcccattatatatatatatacttacaagGTGATTTCCTGTATCGTTGCGAATTCCAGCTGAACCAGATGCATAGTTCACACCTTGCAAGATCTCATCCCCCGTTGCACCAGCAGCATAAGGTGGAATGTAGTTATCAAAACCAAGGTGTTCCGCTACAATTTATGACAAAAGCATAAATTAAACAAGACTAATATATGCAAAAAAATTAGTTTTGTTTGTGGTCATGATCTCACAACCACCCATTAAAATGAATCAAGCCAAAATATGCACATGCAGATTCATGTTGAATAtacaattaagtaaataaaacTAATATTAAATTCTCTCATTTAAATTGAGATCGATGGTCGCAGAGTTTAACgcaaaaaaattaaaatcttgGGAGGGATCAGAAAAGGGAGAGAGTTAGGATCACCTAGCAAATCTGCCATATTCCTGCCATTGGTGAATCGACCAGTTGGACCGTCGGGGAAGTCAACTCCATAAGGTAGATAATTAGCTCTTGCTGCTGTGTTAATGTCATTGTTGTTGCCATTATCAAGTAACGAGTCcccaaaaatgaaataacaaggcACTTGAGGTGCACCTTCAACTAACTTCAGGACCAAAAATACCGTGATTATTGTAATATAACATGCCATTGACAGACGcttaagaagaagatgaagaagtagATGAAGAAGTAGACGAAGAAGAGTGTTGATTGGGGTGAGAGTTGCTTAAAATATATAAGAGAGGTTTTGTTGTAGAATTTTTATTTCATCATTACTAGAGGCtactatttaattatttgtggggTAGCGAGCATGGGGCAATTGACAGGTTATGGATGCTGATTATATTTGAAATATTTAAACAAAGACGACAACGATttcgaaaaagaaagaaaaaataagacgGGAGAATTTTCAATGTCATCAAACTTAACATTGTCAGCTATATGTGAGACGAGTTTTAATAGTGTTGTCATGTCTTTACTAAATACgttataatcaagaaaaaattcaatttattttttaaaattatcctTGTTACATattcataaaaaaaaatttactcctcacattaaattactaaaattaaatagcagcaattgaaaagtcattcaaAGACTCGAGGATAACTATTTCAGTAATTGAGAAATCATTCAAACTCCATGGATATGAAAGTTGAAGAACAACTTGAAACAGTTCAAGGCTTGAAGGAAATCAAAATTGACGATTCAATGAGCAATGAAATTAAGAAGGGCGATGACTCAATAAGCAATAGGAAATTGTGAAGGTTGGCGATTCCAGAAAAGTTAAAAAATTTCCTTTTGAAATTTCCCGAGTAAAATGACGCAGCTTTTGGTGCTTTTCCATTTTAGCCATGTTTAACAACAACCTGGAAATTGACCTTCATATTATAAGATGGGTTTTGGTGGTAAAAGTTGAAAATTTTggcttcattttatttttttcaaagacgtttttaaaattttagcaaaagtttcaaattttattttgaataatgTAGTGACTTGACAAAAGAACTAAGTGCTACTATAACTATGATATAATATTTAACTAAGGGTAATTTAATCCTACTAACTATTTTTTTCAAGAATTTAGTAAACAGTGGACGGTTGGAGAATGAAAAAAGGTTTCTTTTTGAGCTGAAAAGTTTCTCTCCATTAGTGTTGTCATGTCTTTCCTATATATACTAATTACTTACAATAAGCAATAGGACGTGTTTTGTTTACGCTCGTGGATGAGATTATTATCTAGTGTGTGCAAAGAAAATCGACAAACCGCACCAAATCGATAATTCGATTTAAACCGGAGAAAAAAACCCAATCATGGTTTGGTGTTGAAAAAAATCCGActataattgatttggtttggttttaactaaaaatagtcaaatcgaaaccaaaccaacctgacatataaattatataattttaaaaaaaaattatacatataaatatttcttgtaaatatttcttaaacttttttcACAATTTTATCTTTAAACATATTATTTTAAGCTTGGACTTAACATTCTTAAATGATTCAataaattttatagcccataaagATACTAATTCAAATTAACTTCAAATCAATACAATGCTAGCAAAGGAAATTTAATTTaacaatagaaatgacaataGTGTTAGAtatctattttttaattttgtatTGGTTTATAATGAAAATGCATAACTTAGTTTATCTTGTTCTTTAGTGCTTGGTTGTGTAATTAATAGTACTTATTAGTTGcatttattttagcatgacctatataatacttttagattatgttaaaATTTAGTATAGCTTATTATTTAGTAATATTTTCTTTatgaattttattatttttgttattgaatattttagtaaAATGGTATGACTCATCTCATATTATTgtgttattttcttgaaaaatacatTGTATAATTATATCTTAttaggactaaagaaatatttggagcacaaattatatattttatgcTATGAAGACTTATcggaaaaaaaaaaaccaaaaacccaaaaaaaaccaaaaattcGAGAAAAACCGAGATCGAAAAACCCAactttattggtttggtttgattttgtcacgacccaaaatctaactatggtcgtgatggagcctatcgtgttacaaggcaagcctattcccaaaatattactactaatttaattataagaatttaataaaatatttttcaataatttAATTCTTCATAAACaaaccaactctaaatataaataatataaaatacggAAATGAGTCCcaaacatcagggtgtcactaagtcatgagcgtctaaaactataaactaagatatataaactgtctaactttccaaaagaagaaatgacaaaaggaGTAATAACGTCCTGCGGACgctagcagctaccttgcagtctccaaaGATAGTCGGCCTAAACTCAACGACCGccgcgctctaactcacctggatctacacctaaagtgcagggtgtagtatgagtacaactgactcagtagtaacagaaataactaaggaactaagcagtagtgacgagctaagcaaaacagtccaattatttattttcacaatttaaaaaTAACAGGAATAAACAGGTAAATTTCATAACTTAGtaaatgccacaaagaaatttaacagatagATGCAGCAACAATACAAATTAATACAACCTCACAGCagtgtcactccatcactcatcaCTTAACACACTTAAAACACTCAACACTCTGCGTTCACTAGGagtgtgtatagactccggaggggctcccaaagcccCAAGCACTaagcacgaacaactcacgtgctatcatatcaatacctggatccgcacggtcaactcacgtgctacgcggacaattcacgcgctatggtatcaatacctggacccGCACGATCAGCTCACGTGCTATGCGGATAGCTCACGCGTGTCAcccctcctttttacacccgagggggtatataatggagtttttctactttaagtgacattattcgaaatgagattattttatttaatttcagagtcgccacttggaataatttatttggtgtcccaagccaccggtttattttaaatcccaaatcgaggaaaatcgattttattttaaaagtttgtGAAACCAGAAAattaagtaagga contains:
- the LOC138886319 gene encoding GDSL esterase/lipase At1g29670-like; this translates as MACYITIITVFLVLKLVEGAPQVPCYFIFGDSLLDNGNNNDINTAARANYLPYGVDFPDGPTGRFTNGRNMADLLAEHLGFDNYIPPYAAGATGDEILQGVNYASGSAGIRNDTGNHLGYRIYLGRQLENHKVTISRIADLLGNTTSAKNHLNKCLFIVGIGSNDYINNFLMPDIYPTSHFYTPSQYATVLIEQYSQQLKDLYEDGARKITLFGLPQIGCIPDELKKHSTLLCVDSTNEAVQLFNKNLKALVDDLNTNLPDAQFIYINMYSISSAIALTLLNYPCCQVTKIMPEGQCIPGKAPCLIRSTHLFFDNFHPTEIANSIATHRAYNALLPSDAYPMDIRHLVTGNDLYYDQ